CGGCGCCGATGGAGCGGTTGCCCGAGCGGCAGAGGAAGGCGATCGGACGGTCGTCGCCCGGCTGGAGCCCGGTCTTCTCCGCGACCTGTGCGACGAAGTCCTCGTTCGGCCCGGTGGCGGTAGCCCACTCGACGAAGGTGACGTCGCGGCCGTCGAGCTCGCTCACGTCGGGGACGCCGATCTGGCGCCACTCCGCCTCGGTGCGCACGTCGACGATCACTGCGCGGGGGTCGTCGCGCAGAAGGTCCCAGGCCTGCTGGGGGGTGAGGTCGCCTGCATAGGTCATGTT
This sequence is a window from Sanguibacter antarcticus. Protein-coding genes within it:
- a CDS encoding rhodanese-like domain-containing protein translates to MTYAGDLTPQQAWDLLRDDPRAVIVDVRTEAEWRQIGVPDVSELDGRDVTFVEWATATGPNEDFVAQVAEKTGLQPGDDRPIAFLCRSGNRSIGAASDATAAGYGPAYNILEGFEGDVDANGRRTINGWLLRDLPSTTYTGTE